A single region of the Bacteroidota bacterium genome encodes:
- a CDS encoding WG repeat-containing protein, translated as MKKILLALFSLLVLHNIVQASSIEGPFIFEWSLRQHLIIGKYNTTGPFVAVNMNGVELKGFQRLAGDDEEMNERGYYTEQDGILMKSENGIYSFYNSATNFSKIGSNYVSATLFSEGKAIVSLANEHLNIIDINGKVIGVLNDYKGNAIEMAEEFSEGLAAVKNSKNLWGFVDAGGNMVIEPQFRRVNRFNESYCVVEVMGKDRILKVGIIDTKGNYVFPLTPNIIVNDRVNNGVIGFKKSSKSFGVMDVQGKEVIAPNTDFNWIGPFNKKGLALYHNGQNFGIINLKGEIITRARYSMIQLLDNSYIGIAVEKYSSTVELFDYKGKLLHDFKYLMVLQVANGNYRAFDNMGSCILLDKHFKEIGNKTIISSDRRFDFTQKTPARTDYYDIQKIVSNKQLALAYNGIAGLKKGADVKKMIEVCKLHKPNNFFSPYNQTDDEDDVDYDEYITSPSREHLFGSLTQVAMSSIVSEIEMAQRMADSLAAMEAMIVVDETEQYADSLEFLSAGKMQEIKYREGNEAHYELQLIFDDFIKINHFEETKNSCNVCKLKGTAINTKAKLTGYKLKINLLGKASGKESELITHLTNEFTRLGFDVAKKDQEYVIYDAKNNNKKVGKIRAILGSNLEVEYNF; from the coding sequence ATGAAAAAAATACTATTGGCTTTATTCAGCCTACTTGTTCTTCACAATATAGTTCAGGCTTCCTCTATTGAGGGTCCGTTTATTTTTGAATGGAGCTTACGTCAGCACTTGATTATAGGTAAGTATAATACAACAGGTCCTTTTGTTGCTGTTAACATGAATGGAGTAGAGTTAAAAGGTTTTCAGCGTTTGGCAGGAGATGACGAGGAAATGAACGAGCGTGGTTATTATACAGAGCAGGACGGTATACTCATGAAATCAGAAAATGGCATATATTCATTTTATAACAGTGCCACTAATTTTTCAAAAATAGGGAGCAATTACGTTTCAGCCACATTGTTTAGCGAAGGAAAAGCCATTGTTTCATTAGCCAATGAGCACTTAAATATTATTGATATAAATGGAAAAGTTATAGGAGTGCTGAATGACTATAAGGGAAATGCAATTGAAATGGCTGAAGAGTTCAGCGAAGGTTTAGCAGCAGTTAAGAACAGTAAAAACTTATGGGGTTTTGTTGATGCCGGTGGCAATATGGTAATAGAACCGCAGTTCAGGAGAGTAAACAGGTTTAATGAATCCTATTGTGTGGTGGAAGTAATGGGTAAAGATAGAATACTAAAAGTGGGCATTATTGATACAAAAGGTAATTATGTATTTCCACTTACACCAAATATTATTGTTAACGACAGGGTAAACAACGGTGTAATTGGGTTTAAGAAAAGCAGTAAATCATTTGGTGTAATGGATGTGCAAGGCAAAGAAGTAATTGCACCCAATACTGATTTTAACTGGATTGGCCCTTTTAATAAAAAAGGATTAGCACTTTACCACAACGGACAAAACTTTGGCATTATTAATTTAAAAGGAGAGATTATAACCAGGGCCAGGTATAGTATGATACAGCTGTTAGACAATTCATATATTGGTATAGCTGTAGAGAAATATTCAAGTACGGTTGAGCTGTTTGATTATAAAGGAAAATTACTACACGACTTTAAATATTTGATGGTATTGCAAGTAGCCAACGGCAATTACAGAGCTTTTGATAATATGGGAAGCTGTATTTTATTAGATAAGCACTTTAAAGAAATTGGTAATAAAACAATTATCAGCTCTGACAGACGCTTTGATTTTACTCAAAAAACACCCGCAAGAACAGATTATTATGACATACAAAAAATAGTTAGCAATAAGCAACTGGCTTTAGCTTATAATGGTATTGCCGGGCTGAAAAAAGGGGCCGATGTAAAGAAAATGATAGAGGTATGCAAGTTACATAAACCCAATAATTTCTTTTCACCTTATAACCAAACTGATGATGAAGACGATGTTGATTATGATGAATATATTACTTCACCTTCGCGTGAACATTTATTCGGTAGCCTTACGCAGGTGGCAATGAGTTCAATAGTTTCTGAAATAGAAATGGCTCAGCGAATGGCCGATTCATTAGCAGCCATGGAGGCCATGATAGTAGTGGATGAAACGGAGCAGTATGCCGATTCACTGGAGTTTCTATCTGCCGGTAAAATGCAGGAAATAAAATACAGAGAAGGTAATGAAGCGCATTATGAGCTGCAATTAATTTTTGACGATTTTATTAAAATCAATCATTTTGAAGAAACTAAAAATAGCTGCAATGTTTGTAAATTAAAGGGGACAGCCATTAATACAAAAGCTAAGTTAACAGGCTATAAGCTAAAAATTAATTTGTTGGGAAAGGCCAGTGGTAAAGAAAGTGAATTGATAACCCATTTAACAAACGAGTTTACCAGGCTGGGTTTTGACGTTGCCAAAAAAGACCAGGAGTACGTTATTTACGATGCGAAAAATAACAATAAAAAAGTAGGAAAAATAAGAGCCATCCTTGGTAGTAATTTAGAAGTCGAGTATAACTTTTAA